Genomic DNA from Desulfonema ishimotonii:
TTCGGCCAGATTCCTGACCCGGTCTGCGATCTTTCTATCCCTTTCGGGAGAACATTTCCGGGGACTGACACCCCTTTTTTCGGAGTCCGATTTTCTTCTTTTTTTGCTCATTTGCCTTTACATCCACGTCTCAGACAATAAAAAAACGGGCTGCCGCCCGTTTTATGCCAATGTAGACCTTTTATTTTTAGTGGATGTCGAAAAAATTAATTGTTCATAATCTGCGCATAAGAAAAAAACATGTCCGAACCACAATCCCCTGATAAAAGGCCTACCTCTTATCTGTAACCAAAAGGCGGACTTATCAAAATGGAGCGGGCAACGAGATTCGAACTCGCGACACCAAGCTTGGGAAGCTTGTACTCTACCAGCTGAGCTATGCCCGCTCAATCGAAACGTTAATTTACGACAGTGACTTTCTTTTGTCAATATTTTTATTTATATCCGAATTTTTCTGTAACCATCCGTTCCCGTACAGCGGCACTTCATAAAATCAGGCGGTTGTACGAAAACAGCACGACGGATCCGGCGTTTCGGCGGATCTGCCGGATCTTTTTTTCTCACATCCGCAGATCAGAACTGCCGCCTCATACAGGTTCGCCACAATATGGTCCGGCCGGATATTTTTGTGTTCCAGGATCTTTTCCGACGCCCTCCCATTGCCGGTCCGTACCAGAATACTTCTGGCGCAGCCTGCATTTCGGGCGCACTCGATATCCTTGGCGCTGTCGCCGACCATACAGGCCGTTGCCGGATCAATGCCATATATCGCCTGTGCCTTTCGGATCAGGCCCGGAGCCGGTTTTCGGCACCCGCATCCTTCATCCGGCCTGTGCGGACAGAAAAAGATGTCGGTAATTCTGCCGCCTGCGGCCTCCACCGCCAGCCGCATCATGGTGTGCATATGCTCAAGGGTCTGCCGGGTGATCATCCCCCGGTTCACGGCAGACTGGTTGGTGATGAGTATTACCGCAAAACCGTGTTCGGTCAGGCACCGGATCGCCTCGGTGCTGCCGGGAATAAAGCGGAATTCGTCCCAGCTTCTGATATAGTCGGGCGAATCCTCATTAATCACTCCGTCCCGATCCAGGAACACCACATCCCGCAGCATGTCTGAATTATTCTGCAATGGCAAATGCCCCCCTGAACCCTTTTTCCTGTAACACCCGTTCGTACTTCTCCGCCTGTGCCAGCGACGAACACCGCCCCACCAGCACCCGGTAAAGGGTTTTCTGACTGTGATGGCTGTAGGTTTCCCGGATATGGGCATTCCTGTAGAAACGGTTCAGATCCCTGATCAGCTGTTCGGCATTTTTTCTGTCGCCAAAGGCACCGATCTGTATGGTGAAGTTCCCCTGCGTGTAATCCACCGGTTTATAAGCGGACCCGGTATGGATTGCAGACGGCATCACCGTCCCCAGGGCGATCACCTCCACGGGCGCGGTTCCGGGGCCGATCATGCCAAGGTGTCTGGCCGCGCCGTAGGAGAGATCAATGACCCTGCCGGGGATAAACGGCCCCCGGTCATTGATCCTCAGGTCAATGGTTTTGCCGTTTTTCAGATTTCTGACCCGCACATGGGTTCCCAGGGGCAGAATCTTATGGGCGGCGGAAATGCCGTACATATTGTAGACCTCGCCGTTGGAGGTTTTCCTGCCGTGAAACGCCTTGCCATACCATGAGGCGACCCCCTGCTGTTTGAACCCGTGGGCATGGGCCAGGGGATAATACCATTTATCGCCGATTTTGTAAGGTTTGGGCCGGGGGGTGCCGGGCAGATGGTAATAGTCTGGCTCGCCTGCCTGCGGGGCCTCTGTGGCGGCAGGCTTTTTCGCCACCGCCACAGGCGGGGGCGCCGGTGTTCTCAATGCAGAGCCGCACCCGCTGGTCAGCGCCATAAAAAATAAGCATCCGGCAATAATGGCATACTCCGGAAGCTGTCTGATGGTCTGTCCGGTTGTCCGCAACCTGTTGTTCCTCCCGCGTATCTCTATTTGGGCAGCGCGATATGAATCACATCCAGCATCTTGCTGACAAAGTGAAACCGGATCTCCCGCTGCACTTTTTTGGGAATATCCTCTATATCCTTTTCATTCAATTTGGGCAGGATCAGCGTCCTGATTCCCGCTCTGTGGGCGGCCAGCACCTTGTCCTTGACGCCGCCGACCGGCAGCACCATGCCCCGCAGGGTGATCTCACCGGTCATGGCCAGATCCTGCCGGATGGTCCGGTTGGTGGCCAGAGAGGTGAGGGCGGTCAGCATCGTGACCCCGGCGGACGGCCCGTCTTTGGGAATGGCCCCGGCCGGTATGTGGATGTGAATATCGTGTTTTTCAAAAAAATCCCCGGCCACGCCCAGCTTTTCGGAATTGGCGCGGATAAAGCTGAGGGCCGCCGTGGCGGATTCTTTCATGACATCCCCGAGCTGTCCCGTCAGGATCAGGCCTTTCTGCCCCTTCATGGCCGTGGCCTCGATGAACAGGATCTCGCCCCCGGCCTGGGTCCAGGCCAGCCCGATGGCAACCCCCGGGGTGGAGATGCGTTCCTTGGTGTCGGAGGTCAGGCGTACCGGACCGAGGTATTTGGAGATGTTGACGACCTTGACGGTCACCGACTCCGCCTCATCGGATACAATGCGGGTCGCCACCCCCCGGCAGACCGATGCAATCTCCCGCTCCAGGTTCCGCAGGCCGGCCTCGCGGGTGTAGCCGCTGATGATCAGTTTGATGGCGCCCCGGGTGAAGGAGATCTGATCGGCTCTGAGGCCGTGGGCCTTCCTCTGGCGGGGGATGAGATAGCGGTTGGCGATCCGGATCTTGTCATCCTCGGTGTAGCCGAGCATCTCGATCACCTCCATCCGGTCTCTCAGGGGCGGGGGGATGGTGTCCAGCACGTTGGCCGTGGTGATGAACATTACTTTGGACAGATCAAAGGGCACGTCGAGGTAATGGTCCGAGAAGGTGGAATTCTGTTCCGGGTCCAGCACCTCCAGCAGGGCCGAGGAGGGGTCGCCCCGGAAATCGCTGCCCACCTTGTCGATCTCGTCCAGCATGAAGACGGGGTTGTTGGATTCGGACCGGCGGATGCCTTGGACAATGCGGCCCGGGAGCGCGCCCACATAGGTCCGCCGGTGTCCCCGGATTTCCGCCTCGTCCCGCACCCCGCCCAGAGACATGCGGATGAATTTTCTGCCGATGGCCCGTGCGATGGAATGGCCGAGGGAGGTCTTTCCGGTCCCCGGAGGGCCTGCGAAACAGAGGATGGGGCTTTTGGAGTCGGGGTTGAGCTTGCGGACGGCCAGATACTCCACAATCCGTTTTTTGGCTTTCTCAAGGCCGTAGTGATCCTCGTCCAGGCGTTTTTTCGCCTTTCTGATATCGAGATTGTCTGTGGTGCTGTCGTGCCAGGGCAGGGCGGTGAGCCAGTCCAGATAGGTGGAGGCCACGGTGTATTCCGATGAGGACGGATGCATCCGGGCCAGACGGTTCAGTTCCCGGTCAGCCTCCTTCCGGGCCTCTTCGGGCAGATTTTTGGCCTCGATCCTGGCGCGGTAATCCTCGACCTCAACGGCGGACTCGTCCTTTTCGCCCAGCTCCTCCTTAATGGCTTTGAGCTGTTCGCGGAGGTAATATTCCCGCTGGCGCTTGTCCATATCCCCCTTGACCTGACTCTGAATTTTGCTGCCCAGTTCCAGAATGTCGAGTTGAAAGGTGATAATCCGGGTCACTTCCCTGAGCCGTTTCCTGATATCGAGTGTTTCCAGAATTTTCTGCTTTTCCGACAGCTTGGCATTGACGGTCGAGGCCACCATGTCGGCCAGTACGCCGGGATCCTGGATCGATTTGGCCATATTGAGCATTTCCGGCGGCAGACCGGGGGAGAGCTCCACGATTTTGGTAAACTGCTCAATAATATTGGCTGTCAGGGCCTGGGTTTCCTTATCTTTGACCTCTTTGTCCCGCACATGGCTCACACGGGCCTGAAGATAGGGCTTTCCCGTCTCAAAATTTTCGACCCTGAACCGGCTGATGCCCTGCACCAGAAGCTGCGCCCTGTTGTCCTCGGTCTTGGCCATCTTGAGGATCAGGGCGCTGACACCGGTTTTTTCAAGATCTTCGTCGGGCTTCACATCCTCCTTGATCGGTTTTCTGGCCACAAGCAGGCCGATGATCCGGTTTTTCGACATGGCCTCGTCCACCAGCTGAACGGACTCTCCCTGCATGATGACCAGGGGCAATACCATTTTGGGGAAGAGAACTGCATCAAAAAGGGGAAGAATCGGCAGGGTTTCCGGGAGATTTTCCGATTCAAGATTCATAGCAGGCTGCTGTTTTGCCATGTGTACCTCCAAAAATCCGTTTTAAGAAGCTGTTTTAAAAATACCGGCAACTCAGAACCGGAGTGCGAAAATTAAGGCCGGAGGCCGGTTTTTCGCGGGTTTTGCAAAAGTACGCCCCCTTCGGGGGCTGACTTTTGCACTCCGAAGGGATTTTTAAAACAGCTTCTAAGATCAATAGAAATGGACTCCGTTATTATCGGGACATCTTGTCTGCCTGCACATGCGGCGCATCAGCCGTCTGAAATGGTGATCTTGTGCGTCTTTTCCCTGGGCATTTTGGCCAGGCGGACATGGAGCATACCGTCCACATAGGAGGCGGAAACTTTCTCGGTGTTGATCGGCGCAGGGAGGAACAGAATGCGCTCAAACTGGCCGCACTGTATCTCCGCAAGGCGGTAGGTCGCATTCTCCACACGGGGAATATCGAAACGTTTTCCCTTGATTTTGACGGCCTTGGAGTTGATTTCGATATCCAGGTCTTCCTTGTTTACACCCGCGATTTCAGCGAGAATCACGATCTCTTCGGGCGTTTCATAAATATCCATCGGCGGGGTCCACGAACACTCCGCGCAGGTGAAACGCGGACTGATGGCCCGGAACATCTCTTCGATGTTTTTCTCAAACTGTGCATTCAGGTTGTCCAAGTCATTGCCAAAACGTATTTTAATATAGTCCATGTCCGACTCCCGCATGTAAACTGTTTGTTTTGATCTTACACAATCCCCATTTTCTTAAACTAACATCACAAAGGATATTTGTAAAGCAAATTAATGACGGATAAAAAGCCACTTTTATTAGCAGTTTTAGGGTGATACCCCCTGTTCCGGCCTCCGGGAAATCGCCCCTGCCCGCCAAAGAAAGAATTGTTTTTCACACAGAGATACCGTAAAAAGCGCCCATGAACAGAGACGACGGCACGGGGGTTGACAGGCGGATCATGGGGGCGCAGTATTTCCTCTATTTCGGAGTGATGGGGATCATGCTGCCCTACTTCAACCTGTACTGCTTTCACCTGGGCTTCAGCGGCCTTCAGATCGGCATCCTTTCGGCCACCCGCTCGCTGATGATGATCCTGTTTCCCGTATTCTGGGGAACCCTGGCCGACCGGTTTCAGGTCCGGAAGCCGCTCTATATCCTTTTGAATTTTGTCAGCACCGCCATCTGGGCGGCCCTCCTTCTGACCACCGGCTTCTGCGGTATCCTGCTGACGATGATCGCATACGGGATATTTTATTCGCCCCTGATCGCCTTTATGGAAACCTTTACAATGGAGGTGCTGGGCCGGGAGAAAAAACGCTACGGCATGGTCCGGGCCTGGGGAACCCTCGCCTTTATCGGCGTGGCAACGGCTCTGGGCCGACTGATCGACATCTGGTCCGTTGACATCATTATCGGCCTGGTGCTGGCCGGATCGGCGGTGCAGGCAATTGTGGCCCTGAAGATCCCCCGTGTCCGTCGGCATCAGGAATCCCGGTTCGGCAGTGATACGCGGTTTCTCAGGGAAAGGGGGATGTGCCTCTTTCTGTTCTGCGCCTTTCTGATGCTGGTCAGCCACGGAACCTACTACGGCTTTCTCTCCATTCACCTGGAAAGCCTGGGGTACGACAAGACCTTTATCGGCATCGCCTGGGCTCTGGCCTCGGCTGCCGAGATCGTGGTGATGGTCGGCTCGGACAAAATATTTCGCCGGGTTTCCCCTGAAAACGCCCTCTTTTTTGCCTTCATGATGGCAACGCTGCGGTGGCTGATCCTCTTTCTGGCCACATCTCCGGCCATGATTCTGGTCTCCCAGATGTTCCACGCGGCCACCTATGCCGTATTCCACATTGCCAGCATCCTCTATGTGGACCGGATGACGCCCCGGGCGGCGAAAACCCTGGGGCAGGCGGTAAACAACGCCCTGACCTATGGTCTGGGCATGACGGTGGGATTATTTTTAAACGGCTGTCTCTACGAGTCCCTGGGCGCGTTTCGCCTCTTTTTCATCAGCAGCCTGATTGCCCTGGGGGGCGGCATTCTCTTCTGGTATGGCCAGCGGTATCAGGCCAGACATATCTGAGACGGGTATTCATCACCCGATCCGTATGCCCGGAGTGCATAAGCGGCACTTAGGCACTCCGGCGAAAATTTCGGAACCCCTAATGGACTTGTCCCGGAATCTTCATTGACAGGGCATATCAGGAGTGGGTATAGATTCAGATGAGATGGTGCAATCATGAATAAAATCCCTCTGTTTCACATAACCCGAACCCCGTGAGGAAAACTGGTTCCGAATATGGCGCAACCCAAGCGAGTCCTCAAGATTTTTATCTCCTTCCCCGCCACCTGGCTCGTCGTCTTTCTGACCGTGATGGCGGAGTGGGGCTTTGAATTCTGGTTTCAGCCGCCCCTTTTTCTTCGGCTATCAGCTGCGGGACTGGGCGTTTTTTTCCTGCTCCTCTGGCCGGTGATCTTCATCCGCTCCGACGTTTTCCGCCGGAAGTACAACCACATCCCCGAAATCCCGGAAATCCGGTCGCTGGAAGCGCTTCTGGTGCCGTGTCACCCCTCCTTCAGGCAACCGGCGACTGAATGCCTGGCCCTGGTCGGGAAAATCCGAAAGGAGTTTCGGGCCGGGGCGTTTCAGGAGGAGGTGGACGCGCTGCTCCGGAATCTGGCCGAACTGGCCCGGAATCACACCGAACTGCTGGAACGGTCCCGGCAGTTCGGCACACAACAGCAGAAAGAGGCGATGGCCCGTCTCCTGAAAGAACAGGGGCAATCGGTGGACAGCTCGCTGACGGCGCTCAGGCGTTTCAGCGGGAACCTGACCCTTTTTGACACCCATATCAGGGATCAGACGGAAATTGACGGCGAATTAAAGGCGATTAATGTGGGACTTCAGGAAGCCATCAGGGAGATTCAGCATGATTAGGAAAATGTTTTACCTCGTGTGTACCGTATGCCTGCTGGTGGCCGCAGGCTATGCTGTCTGGCATTTTGTCCGGGACGAGACGGGCCGTGGCGGAAAGCGGGTGATGGGCTATGAAAAAGCCGTAAAAAAACTGGACGGCCTCGTCTCCCGGATCGACTGGTCCGAGAACTTCGTCCGCAGGCGGGCAAAGGTCCGGCTGGGCAAGGCTCAGGATCTGAAGGAGACCCTCCCGCCGATCGACCGGTTTGAAGCGGTTGTCAGCCCGGTCCCCTCCGGCGATGATGTGGTGGCTGAGATTTTCACCTCCACGGAAAAATCCGGAACCGGGACCGACGGTATCATGGTCCGCATTGCCCGGGATTTCAATGCCGGAAACCTGCGGCTGAAAGACGGCAGGCGCGTCCGGGTGATCATTCGCAAAATCGCATCGGGAACCGGATATCAGTTCATCGCCTCCGGCAAGTACCGGCCCGACGCCTTCTCGCCCTCCAGTATGCTCTGGGTGGAGATGACCGCCGCCCACGGTGTCACCATGACGCCGGTTCGTGAACGGATGTTCGGCAATATCGCCGGTGTGGTGATGAAGGCAGGTGTCGCAGACCGACTTCGGTCCGTCTACGGGGGAACAGATATCAGAACCCTTATCGACGCCGTTGTTCAGGGAAATCTGGTGATGGGCTACACCAACCCCTTTGCCAGCAGCACCGGACTCAACTTTCTCATTACCGTCCTCTCAACCTTTGCCGGGGGCAACCCGGATCTCATGCTTTCCCCCGAGGTGGTCAGCTCCTTTGAGAGCTTTCAGCGGGGCGTCCCCTTTGTTGCCCTCACGACGTTGCAGATGCGCGACTCGGTTGAAAATGACGGCGCCCTCGAGGCCTTTGTCATGGAGTATCAGACCTTTGCCAACACGCCTGCCCTCAGATCCGGCTACGAGTTTATCCCCTTCGGTATCCGGCATGACAACCCGCTGTATGCTGTGGGAGAGATCGGGCCGGAGAAGCGGGAAGTGCTGAATATGTTCGCCTCCTTTGCCGGGGGAGAAAAATACCGGGTGCTGGCCGGAAAGTACGGGTTTGACCCTGAAATGCCGTATCAGCCGGCCGTTCCGCTTCCCCCGGGGAGTACCCTGGTCCGGGCGCAGAAAATATGGAAGGACAAAAAAGACGCCGGACGGCCCATTGCTGCGATTTTCCTGTGTGACGTCAGCGGTTCCATGCGGGGCACCCGGCTGAATCATCTGAAAAAGGCGCTGATTCAGGGGAGCGAATTTATCGCCCCCGGAAACGCCATCGGCGTTGTCCTCTTTAACCACCGGGTCAGTGTGGTTCTGCCCGTAAAGCCCTTTGACCTGTCCCAGAAAGCGGCCTTTCAGGCGGCGGTTGAGGATATGGTTGCGGACGGAAAGACCGCCATGTACGACGGCGTTGCAGTCTCCCTCTCCATGCTGGCAGAGGCCCGGCGGAAAAATCCCGATGTGAAGCCGATGCTGTTTGTTCTGACGGACGGGGAGACCAACGTGGGGCTGGTTCTTGAGAATATGAGTCCGATTATCGAGGGCCTCAATATGCCGATTTATACGATCGGGTATGAGGCGGATATCGGCGAGCTGGGCAAACTTTCATCCCTGGTGGAGGCCGCAAGCCTCAACGCCGGGGAAGCGGAGATCGAATACAAGATCGGCTCTCTGCTGAACGCGCAGATGTAAGGAGTGGCCATGAAACCCTTCGGCATCTGGCTGATCATCTCGCTGCTTGGGTTCGGCGGTCTGGGCAGCGCGTCTCATCTCTATCTGAGCCGTCACCCCCGGAAGGTGCTGGTGGCTCTGGACAGCTCTTTTCCTATGAAGCCGGTCTGGCCCCGGGTAGATCAGACGCTGGAAACGCTCGGCAGGCGCAGGTATACGCAATTTGGCCTGATAACGGAAAAAAACAGGATTCACAGCTGGGCTCCCCGGCTGACCCCCGGCAGGATAACGCCCTATGCTCCGAGGGATTTTTCCAAATTGGAAAATGCCACAGGTTATCCCGAAACGGAGGCGGCGGAT
This window encodes:
- the gmhB gene encoding D-glycero-beta-D-manno-heptose 1,7-bisphosphate 7-phosphatase, with the protein product MQNNSDMLRDVVFLDRDGVINEDSPDYIRSWDEFRFIPGSTEAIRCLTEHGFAVILITNQSAVNRGMITRQTLEHMHTMMRLAVEAAGGRITDIFFCPHRPDEGCGCRKPAPGLIRKAQAIYGIDPATACMVGDSAKDIECARNAGCARSILVRTGNGRASEKILEHKNIRPDHIVANLYEAAVLICGCEKKRSGRSAETPDPSCCFRTTA
- a CDS encoding septal ring lytic transglycosylase RlpA family protein, with translation MRTTGQTIRQLPEYAIIAGCLFFMALTSGCGSALRTPAPPPVAVAKKPAATEAPQAGEPDYYHLPGTPRPKPYKIGDKWYYPLAHAHGFKQQGVASWYGKAFHGRKTSNGEVYNMYGISAAHKILPLGTHVRVRNLKNGKTIDLRINDRGPFIPGRVIDLSYGAARHLGMIGPGTAPVEVIALGTVMPSAIHTGSAYKPVDYTQGNFTIQIGAFGDRKNAEQLIRDLNRFYRNAHIRETYSHHSQKTLYRVLVGRCSSLAQAEKYERVLQEKGFRGAFAIAE
- the lon gene encoding endopeptidase La, whose amino-acid sequence is MAKQQPAMNLESENLPETLPILPLFDAVLFPKMVLPLVIMQGESVQLVDEAMSKNRIIGLLVARKPIKEDVKPDEDLEKTGVSALILKMAKTEDNRAQLLVQGISRFRVENFETGKPYLQARVSHVRDKEVKDKETQALTANIIEQFTKIVELSPGLPPEMLNMAKSIQDPGVLADMVASTVNAKLSEKQKILETLDIRKRLREVTRIITFQLDILELGSKIQSQVKGDMDKRQREYYLREQLKAIKEELGEKDESAVEVEDYRARIEAKNLPEEARKEADRELNRLARMHPSSSEYTVASTYLDWLTALPWHDSTTDNLDIRKAKKRLDEDHYGLEKAKKRIVEYLAVRKLNPDSKSPILCFAGPPGTGKTSLGHSIARAIGRKFIRMSLGGVRDEAEIRGHRRTYVGALPGRIVQGIRRSESNNPVFMLDEIDKVGSDFRGDPSSALLEVLDPEQNSTFSDHYLDVPFDLSKVMFITTANVLDTIPPPLRDRMEVIEMLGYTEDDKIRIANRYLIPRQRKAHGLRADQISFTRGAIKLIISGYTREAGLRNLEREIASVCRGVATRIVSDEAESVTVKVVNISKYLGPVRLTSDTKERISTPGVAIGLAWTQAGGEILFIEATAMKGQKGLILTGQLGDVMKESATAALSFIRANSEKLGVAGDFFEKHDIHIHIPAGAIPKDGPSAGVTMLTALTSLATNRTIRQDLAMTGEITLRGMVLPVGGVKDKVLAAHRAGIRTLILPKLNEKDIEDIPKKVQREIRFHFVSKMLDVIHIALPK
- a CDS encoding Hsp20/alpha crystallin family protein is translated as MDYIKIRFGNDLDNLNAQFEKNIEEMFRAISPRFTCAECSWTPPMDIYETPEEIVILAEIAGVNKEDLDIEINSKAVKIKGKRFDIPRVENATYRLAEIQCGQFERILFLPAPINTEKVSASYVDGMLHVRLAKMPREKTHKITISDG
- a CDS encoding MFS transporter; translation: MNRDDGTGVDRRIMGAQYFLYFGVMGIMLPYFNLYCFHLGFSGLQIGILSATRSLMMILFPVFWGTLADRFQVRKPLYILLNFVSTAIWAALLLTTGFCGILLTMIAYGIFYSPLIAFMETFTMEVLGREKKRYGMVRAWGTLAFIGVATALGRLIDIWSVDIIIGLVLAGSAVQAIVALKIPRVRRHQESRFGSDTRFLRERGMCLFLFCAFLMLVSHGTYYGFLSIHLESLGYDKTFIGIAWALASAAEIVVMVGSDKIFRRVSPENALFFAFMMATLRWLILFLATSPAMILVSQMFHAATYAVFHIASILYVDRMTPRAAKTLGQAVNNALTYGLGMTVGLFLNGCLYESLGAFRLFFISSLIALGGGILFWYGQRYQARHI
- a CDS encoding vWA domain-containing protein produces the protein MIRKMFYLVCTVCLLVAAGYAVWHFVRDETGRGGKRVMGYEKAVKKLDGLVSRIDWSENFVRRRAKVRLGKAQDLKETLPPIDRFEAVVSPVPSGDDVVAEIFTSTEKSGTGTDGIMVRIARDFNAGNLRLKDGRRVRVIIRKIASGTGYQFIASGKYRPDAFSPSSMLWVEMTAAHGVTMTPVRERMFGNIAGVVMKAGVADRLRSVYGGTDIRTLIDAVVQGNLVMGYTNPFASSTGLNFLITVLSTFAGGNPDLMLSPEVVSSFESFQRGVPFVALTTLQMRDSVENDGALEAFVMEYQTFANTPALRSGYEFIPFGIRHDNPLYAVGEIGPEKREVLNMFASFAGGEKYRVLAGKYGFDPEMPYQPAVPLPPGSTLVRAQKIWKDKKDAGRPIAAIFLCDVSGSMRGTRLNHLKKALIQGSEFIAPGNAIGVVLFNHRVSVVLPVKPFDLSQKAAFQAAVEDMVADGKTAMYDGVAVSLSMLAEARRKNPDVKPMLFVLTDGETNVGLVLENMSPIIEGLNMPIYTIGYEADIGELGKLSSLVEAASLNAGEAEIEYKIGSLLNAQM